A window of Aeromicrobium sp. Root236 contains these coding sequences:
- the tatA gene encoding Sec-independent protein translocase subunit TatA, translating into MFRQIGPTEILIVLGVVLLLFGGKKLPELARGSGKALRIFKTEVKALHDDDDDEIKPASLETVQTTEPDKKPEQA; encoded by the coding sequence ATGTTCCGCCAGATCGGCCCCACTGAGATCCTCATCGTGCTCGGAGTCGTGCTGCTGCTGTTCGGCGGCAAGAAGCTGCCAGAGCTCGCGCGCGGATCAGGCAAGGCGCTTCGCATCTTCAAGACCGAGGTCAAGGCCCTGCACGACGACGATGACGACGAGATCAAGCCGGCGTCGCTCGAGACGGTGCAGACGACCGAGCCGGACAAGAAGCCCGAACAGGCCTGA
- the tatC gene encoding twin-arginine translocase subunit TatC has translation MPLVGHLRELRRRLIIAVLSILVGTIVGWIIYPQAFDFLKQPYVDGIQPLLERKGFKADLVLNGGVGSAFSFRLKLALSIGLVISSPVWIGQIWGFILPALHRNEKRWAFLLTATGAPLFAGGIVVGYLVLPKGIQVLISFAPSSVDVLLSLEDYLNFVIRTVLVFGVAAEIPLVVVMLNRLGLVSASQLSRARPWTIIGIFIFAAVATPSTDPLTMLFLAAPMTILYLISEVIAKLTDRKRAKTRPEELADDEVSPLDED, from the coding sequence ATGCCGCTGGTCGGCCATCTCCGTGAGCTGCGCCGACGACTCATCATCGCGGTGCTCTCCATCCTGGTGGGCACCATCGTCGGCTGGATCATCTATCCGCAGGCCTTCGACTTCCTCAAGCAGCCCTACGTCGACGGCATCCAACCGCTCCTCGAGCGCAAGGGGTTCAAGGCCGACCTCGTCCTGAACGGCGGGGTCGGGAGCGCCTTCAGCTTCCGGCTCAAGCTCGCGCTGAGCATCGGGCTGGTCATCTCGAGCCCGGTCTGGATCGGTCAGATCTGGGGATTCATCCTCCCGGCCCTGCACCGCAACGAGAAGCGCTGGGCGTTCCTGCTGACGGCCACCGGCGCGCCACTGTTCGCCGGCGGCATCGTGGTCGGCTACCTCGTGCTGCCCAAGGGGATCCAGGTCCTCATCAGCTTCGCCCCCTCGTCCGTCGACGTGCTGCTGTCCCTCGAGGACTACCTCAACTTCGTCATACGCACGGTCCTGGTCTTCGGCGTCGCCGCCGAGATTCCGCTGGTCGTCGTGATGCTCAACCGGCTCGGGCTGGTCAGCGCCAGCCAGCTCTCGCGCGCCCGGCCGTGGACGATCATCGGCATCTTCATCTTCGCGGCGGTCGCGACGCCGAGCACCGACCCGTTGACGATGCTGTTCCTCGCCGCCCCCATGACGATCCTCTACCTCATCTCCGAGGTCATCGCGAAGCTCACGGACCGCAAGCGGGCCAAGACCCGGCCCGAGGAGCTCGCCGACGACGAGGTCTCACCTCTGGACGAGGACTAG
- a CDS encoding diacylglycerol kinase, with amino-acid sequence MHYALVVNPTSGKRRGEAIAAQAAERLGHAGHVTTRIQGEDASTARDQLKQAIDSGLDGVIVVGGDGALHGVLDHVADSDLAFGLIPAGTGNDTARSLGIPVKDVDAAVDLIVAGHVRTVDLARTGEAYVATVIASGFDSKVNERANAMTWPRGNMRYNIAILAELRKFEPLAFTLTLDGRTIEREAMLVAVGNGPSFGGGIRICEGALMDDGLLDVVVINPVSKGKLIRVFPKLYKGTHITMPEFERHLVREVTLSSPGIVAYGDGERLGPLPMTTTVQPAALRVFAPPAP; translated from the coding sequence ATGCACTATGCGCTCGTCGTCAACCCGACCTCCGGCAAACGCCGTGGTGAAGCGATCGCCGCGCAGGCTGCCGAACGCCTGGGCCACGCGGGACACGTCACGACCCGCATCCAGGGTGAGGACGCCTCGACCGCGCGCGACCAGCTCAAGCAGGCCATCGACAGCGGCCTCGACGGGGTCATCGTCGTCGGGGGAGACGGAGCGCTGCACGGAGTGCTCGACCACGTGGCCGACTCCGACCTGGCCTTCGGCCTGATCCCCGCGGGCACGGGCAACGACACCGCACGCTCCCTCGGCATCCCCGTGAAGGACGTCGACGCAGCGGTCGACCTGATCGTCGCGGGCCACGTGCGTACGGTCGACCTCGCGCGCACCGGCGAGGCGTACGTCGCGACCGTGATCGCGTCGGGCTTCGACTCCAAGGTCAACGAGCGGGCCAACGCGATGACCTGGCCGCGCGGCAACATGCGCTACAACATCGCGATCCTCGCCGAGCTGCGCAAGTTCGAGCCGCTGGCGTTCACCCTGACGCTCGACGGCCGGACGATCGAGCGCGAGGCAATGCTCGTGGCGGTCGGCAACGGCCCCTCGTTCGGCGGCGGCATCCGCATCTGCGAGGGCGCCTTAATGGACGACGGGCTCCTCGACGTCGTCGTGATCAACCCGGTCAGCAAGGGCAAGCTCATCCGCGTGTTCCCCAAGCTCTACAAGGGCACGCACATCACGATGCCCGAGTTCGAGCGTCACCTGGTCCGCGAGGTGACCCTGTCGTCGCCCGGCATCGTGGCGTACGGGGACGGTGAACGCCTCGGTCCGTTGCCCATGACGACGACCGTGCAGCCTGCGGCGTTGCGGGTGTTCGCGCCACCCGCGCCGTGA
- a CDS encoding RNA helicase produces the protein MTTPAEKYAHSRAARAYPHLAAFRGHYAFELDDFQVEACKVVEDGHGVLVAAPTGSGKTIVGEFAVHVALETGRKCFYTTPIKALSNQKYADLVARHGAENVGLLTGDNTINGEAPVVVMTTEVLRNMLYAGSRTLDTLGYVVMDEVHYLADRMRGAVWEEVIIHLPESVSVISLSATVSNAEEFGDWLTEVRGDTVTIVEERRPVPLHQHVLVGRKMFPLFESSADDQGVEVNQALTRIARDDWQFTRMHKGRPGKGGKRPRSRHRTASRVEVVERLDAEGLLPAICFIFSRVGCDAAVKQCLDARLTLTTPEEQAEIGALVDATCSHLPEDDLHVLGYYEFRDALVRGIASHHAGMLPTFKECVELLFSDGLVKIIFATETLALGINMPARSVVIEKLSKWNGETHANITPGEYTQLTGRAGRRGIDVEGHGVVLWQPGLDPKQVAGLASTRTYPLNSSFQPSYNMAVNLVGQVGRTIARELLEQSFAQFQADRAVVGLATQIRRADEALEGYREQVECDKGDFMEYAALRRELSDIEASGSKARRAADRQDVVESLVKLKPGDVINVPVGRWAGIAVVLDPGRTTDTDGPRPMVLTANRHARRLAMVDFNTPVAPITTMRIPKSFNARNPQSRRDLASQLRNRAEGVAWRQDKPYRENISREDPRIASIRDKLRNHPCHSCPDREKHARWAERYFKLERDTANQRGRIESRTNTVARQFDRVCEVLDVLGYLDGDQVTPDGKRLQRLYSELDLLVSECLRSSVWDGLEAADLAAVVSGLTFESRNADEAPAPRYPTETVRTVADTMTKLCTDLQQLEREHRVRFLHQPDFGFAHAVWQWSMGASLDDVLSQMDLAAGDFVRAMKQLIDVVAQVADAAGPGPLRDTARESLDLLRRGVVAYTSVTS, from the coding sequence ATGACCACGCCGGCCGAGAAGTACGCCCATTCCCGCGCCGCCCGGGCCTATCCGCACCTGGCTGCGTTCCGCGGCCACTACGCCTTCGAGCTCGACGACTTCCAGGTCGAGGCGTGCAAGGTCGTCGAGGACGGCCACGGCGTGCTCGTCGCGGCGCCGACCGGCTCCGGTAAGACGATCGTCGGCGAGTTCGCAGTGCACGTCGCCCTCGAGACCGGCCGCAAGTGCTTCTACACGACACCGATCAAGGCGCTGTCCAACCAGAAGTACGCCGACCTGGTCGCCCGCCACGGAGCCGAGAACGTCGGCCTGCTGACCGGCGACAACACGATCAACGGCGAGGCCCCCGTCGTCGTCATGACGACCGAGGTGCTGCGCAACATGCTCTACGCCGGGTCGCGCACGCTCGACACGCTCGGCTACGTCGTGATGGACGAGGTGCACTACCTCGCCGACCGCATGCGTGGCGCGGTGTGGGAGGAAGTCATCATCCACCTGCCGGAGTCGGTGTCGGTGATCTCGCTGTCGGCGACGGTGTCCAACGCCGAGGAGTTCGGCGACTGGCTCACCGAGGTGCGCGGCGACACCGTGACGATCGTCGAGGAACGCCGTCCCGTGCCGCTGCACCAGCACGTGCTCGTCGGCCGCAAGATGTTCCCTCTGTTCGAGTCGAGCGCCGACGACCAGGGCGTCGAGGTCAACCAGGCGTTGACCCGCATCGCGCGCGACGACTGGCAGTTCACCCGGATGCACAAGGGCCGGCCCGGCAAGGGTGGCAAGCGGCCGCGCAGTCGGCACCGCACGGCGAGTCGCGTCGAGGTCGTCGAGCGGCTCGACGCCGAAGGCCTCCTGCCCGCGATCTGCTTCATCTTCAGCCGGGTCGGGTGCGACGCGGCGGTCAAGCAGTGCCTCGACGCGCGGCTGACCCTGACGACGCCGGAGGAGCAGGCCGAGATCGGCGCCCTGGTCGACGCCACGTGCTCGCACCTGCCGGAGGACGACCTCCACGTGCTGGGCTACTACGAGTTCCGCGACGCGCTCGTGCGCGGCATCGCCTCGCACCACGCGGGCATGCTGCCGACCTTCAAGGAGTGCGTCGAGCTGCTGTTCAGCGACGGTCTGGTCAAGATCATCTTCGCCACCGAGACGTTGGCGCTCGGCATCAACATGCCGGCACGCTCGGTCGTCATCGAGAAGCTGTCGAAGTGGAACGGCGAGACCCACGCCAACATCACGCCGGGGGAGTACACCCAGCTGACGGGTCGCGCCGGTCGCCGTGGCATCGACGTCGAGGGGCACGGTGTCGTGCTCTGGCAGCCGGGGCTCGATCCCAAGCAGGTCGCCGGCCTCGCCAGCACGCGAACGTACCCGCTCAACTCGTCGTTCCAGCCGTCCTACAACATGGCGGTCAACCTGGTGGGCCAGGTCGGACGCACGATCGCCCGCGAGCTGCTCGAGCAGTCGTTCGCGCAGTTCCAGGCCGATCGAGCCGTGGTCGGGCTCGCCACGCAGATCCGCAGGGCCGACGAGGCGCTCGAGGGTTATCGCGAGCAGGTGGAGTGCGACAAGGGCGACTTCATGGAGTACGCCGCGCTGCGTCGCGAGCTCAGCGACATCGAGGCCTCCGGCTCCAAGGCACGCAGGGCCGCCGACCGGCAGGACGTCGTCGAGTCGCTCGTCAAGCTCAAGCCCGGTGACGTCATCAACGTCCCGGTCGGCCGTTGGGCCGGCATCGCCGTCGTGCTCGACCCGGGTCGTACGACCGACACCGACGGTCCGCGCCCGATGGTGCTGACCGCCAACCGGCACGCCCGTCGGCTGGCGATGGTGGACTTCAACACCCCGGTGGCGCCCATCACGACGATGCGCATCCCCAAGTCGTTCAACGCCCGCAACCCGCAGTCGCGGCGCGACCTGGCGTCGCAGCTGCGCAACCGGGCGGAGGGCGTAGCGTGGCGCCAGGACAAGCCGTACCGCGAGAACATCTCGCGCGAGGACCCGCGCATCGCCTCGATCCGCGACAAGCTGCGCAACCATCCGTGCCACAGCTGCCCCGACCGCGAGAAGCACGCCCGATGGGCCGAGCGCTACTTCAAGCTCGAGCGTGACACCGCCAACCAGCGCGGTCGCATCGAGTCACGGACCAACACCGTGGCGCGCCAGTTCGACCGCGTGTGCGAGGTCCTCGACGTGCTCGGCTATCTCGACGGCGATCAGGTCACCCCCGACGGCAAGCGGCTCCAGCGGCTCTACAGTGAGCTCGACCTGCTCGTCAGCGAGTGCCTGCGCAGCAGCGTGTGGGACGGCCTCGAAGCAGCCGACCTGGCTGCCGTGGTGAGCGGTCTGACGTTCGAGTCGCGCAACGCCGACGAGGCGCCCGCCCCGCGCTACCCGACCGAGACGGTGCGCACGGTCGCCGACACCATGACCAAGCTGTGCACCGACCTGCAGCAGCTGGAGCGCGAGCACCGGGTGAGGTTCCTGCACCAGCCCGACTTCGGGTTCGCGCACGCGGTCTGGCAGTGGAGCATGGGCGCGTCGCTCGATGACGTGCTGAGCCAGATGGACCTCGCGGCGGGTGACTTCGTGCGGGCCATGAAACAGCTCATCGACGTCGTGGCCCAGGTCGCCGATGCGGCGGGCCCGGGGCCGCTGCGGGACACCGCTCGCGAGTCGCTCGACCTGCTCCGCCGCGGCGTCGTCGCCTACACCAGCGTGACGAGCTGA
- a CDS encoding 5'-3' exonuclease, whose amino-acid sequence MAHGRLLLLDSASLYFRAFFGVPDSLKSPDGTVVNALRGILDFTSTLTTQYKPEAVVACWDDDWRPQWRVDLIPSYKTQRLDEAGGEADTTGGLLGPQVPLIAEAFALLGIPVVGAPDAEADDIIGTFASTWDGPVDIVTGDRDLFQLVDDDRGVRVLYVARGVSKHDVVDNAWIRAKYGIDASQYVDFAVMRGDASDGLPGVAGIGDKTAAVLLKEFGDIDGILAAAQDRWSSIKPRVRQSLLDSGDYIAAARTVVAVKRDACDFEVLTAPVQEEAFRAFGETWGLGGATDRALAALAKE is encoded by the coding sequence ATGGCACACGGTCGACTGCTGCTCCTCGACAGCGCGAGTCTGTACTTCCGGGCGTTCTTCGGCGTCCCCGACTCCCTGAAGTCCCCCGACGGGACGGTTGTCAACGCCCTGCGCGGCATCCTCGACTTCACGTCGACGTTGACGACCCAGTACAAGCCCGAGGCGGTCGTCGCCTGCTGGGACGACGACTGGCGGCCGCAGTGGCGTGTCGACCTGATCCCGTCCTACAAGACGCAGCGCCTCGACGAGGCGGGTGGCGAGGCCGACACGACCGGCGGCTTGCTCGGCCCGCAGGTGCCTCTGATCGCCGAGGCGTTCGCCCTGCTGGGCATCCCCGTCGTCGGCGCACCCGACGCCGAGGCCGACGACATCATCGGCACGTTCGCGTCGACCTGGGACGGACCTGTCGACATCGTGACCGGCGACCGCGACCTGTTCCAGCTCGTCGACGACGACCGCGGCGTACGCGTCCTCTACGTCGCCCGAGGGGTGTCCAAGCACGACGTCGTCGACAACGCGTGGATCCGCGCGAAGTACGGCATCGATGCCTCGCAGTACGTCGACTTCGCGGTGATGCGGGGGGATGCGTCCGACGGCCTCCCGGGTGTCGCCGGCATCGGCGACAAGACCGCTGCCGTGCTGCTCAAGGAGTTCGGCGACATCGACGGCATCCTCGCCGCGGCGCAGGACCGCTGGTCGTCGATCAAGCCGCGCGTACGCCAGTCGCTGCTCGACTCGGGCGACTACATCGCCGCCGCGCGCACGGTCGTCGCGGTCAAGCGGGACGCGTGCGACTTCGAGGTGCTGACGGCGCCCGTCCAGGAGGAGGCATTCCGGGCGTTCGGCGAGACCTGGGGCCTCGGTGGCGCCACCGACAGGGCCCTGGCGGCCCTCGCCAAGGAGTAA
- a CDS encoding PLD nuclease N-terminal domain-containing protein translates to MGDDDVLLMDGALGLVILGLWIFCLLDVISTDEYACRNLSKVWWLILVLFFPLVGSIAWLVAGRPESSPTASMPYKGNHGHPSFPEYDRPGRAVATNPEDDEAFLRSLRERAEEQRRAYRETQRELTEKQRRELEEGDSTAG, encoded by the coding sequence ATGGGAGACGACGACGTGCTGCTGATGGACGGAGCGCTTGGCCTGGTCATCCTGGGCCTGTGGATCTTCTGCCTGCTCGACGTCATCTCGACCGACGAGTACGCCTGCCGCAACCTGAGCAAGGTCTGGTGGCTCATCCTCGTGCTGTTCTTCCCGCTCGTCGGCTCGATCGCCTGGCTCGTTGCCGGGCGACCCGAGAGCAGTCCGACGGCGTCGATGCCCTACAAGGGCAACCACGGTCACCCCTCGTTCCCCGAGTACGACCGTCCCGGGCGCGCCGTCGCGACCAACCCCGAGGACGACGAGGCGTTCCTGCGCAGCCTGCGGGAGCGCGCGGAGGAACAGCGTCGGGCCTACCGGGAGACGCAGCGCGAGCTCACCGAGAAGCAACGGCGCGAGCTCGAAGAGGGCGACAGCACCGCCGGCTGA
- a CDS encoding M28 family peptidase, with protein MRRLLPSIAAVTMTASLLVAGPATATSHTPRPVDTSKLTKAVTVSGIVQHLRQLQVIANRNEGTRASGLPGHTESADYVAKKLKQAGYTVKRQKFTFPFTRELEPATLTQLTPTEREVETHTMDYSGTGDVTGPVIPTNDVMIPPAAEPSSTSGCEASDFAPAPAEPAIALIQRGTCTFGEKAVNAAAAGYDAVIMFNEGQPGRDELLTGTLGDPVGIPVVGVSYEDGAALAADGVTARVTTKTETDLNRETENVIADLPAKALKHTNTDQVVVVGAHLDSVAAGPGINDNGSGSATILEIAEQMSALKLTKKLERPVRFAFWGAEEAGLLGSEHYVTSLSDSQLSKIYANLNFDMLGSPNYVRFVYDGDGSAGGDAGPAGSDAIERIFTDYFGAKGLASEPTDFDGRSDYGPFIEAGIPAGGLFSGAEGIKTPEEAAVYGGAAGEPYDACYHAACDDISNLNTTALQELGDAAAHATAVLTMSKTGLFPDGSLKGKASKSKVPAREPQLVR; from the coding sequence ATGCGCAGACTCTTGCCATCCATCGCTGCCGTCACCATGACGGCAAGCCTTCTCGTCGCGGGTCCGGCCACAGCCACAAGCCATACGCCGAGACCTGTCGACACCAGCAAGCTCACCAAGGCCGTCACGGTCAGTGGCATCGTCCAGCACCTGCGACAGCTGCAGGTCATCGCCAACCGCAACGAGGGCACGCGGGCATCAGGCCTGCCGGGTCACACGGAGTCGGCTGACTACGTCGCCAAGAAGCTCAAGCAGGCCGGCTACACGGTCAAGCGGCAGAAGTTCACCTTTCCGTTCACCCGCGAGCTGGAGCCCGCCACGCTGACCCAGCTCACGCCGACCGAGCGCGAGGTCGAGACGCACACGATGGACTACTCCGGAACAGGCGACGTGACCGGGCCGGTCATCCCGACCAACGACGTCATGATTCCGCCCGCGGCCGAGCCGAGCAGCACCTCTGGTTGCGAGGCCTCCGACTTCGCTCCCGCACCGGCCGAGCCGGCGATCGCCCTGATCCAGCGGGGCACGTGCACGTTCGGCGAGAAGGCGGTCAACGCCGCCGCGGCCGGCTATGACGCCGTCATCATGTTCAACGAAGGTCAGCCGGGCCGTGACGAGCTGCTGACCGGCACGCTCGGCGATCCCGTCGGCATTCCCGTCGTCGGCGTCTCGTACGAGGACGGCGCAGCACTTGCCGCGGACGGCGTGACCGCGAGGGTGACGACCAAGACCGAGACCGATCTCAACCGCGAGACCGAGAACGTGATCGCCGACCTGCCGGCGAAGGCTCTGAAGCACACCAACACCGACCAGGTCGTCGTGGTGGGCGCGCACCTCGACAGCGTGGCCGCAGGACCGGGCATCAACGACAACGGGTCGGGCTCGGCGACGATCCTCGAGATCGCCGAGCAGATGTCGGCGCTCAAGCTCACCAAGAAGCTCGAACGCCCCGTGCGCTTCGCGTTCTGGGGTGCCGAGGAGGCCGGCCTGCTGGGCTCGGAGCACTACGTGACATCGCTGTCCGACTCCCAGCTGTCGAAGATCTACGCCAACCTCAACTTCGACATGCTCGGCTCGCCCAACTACGTCCGCTTCGTCTACGACGGTGACGGCTCGGCGGGCGGCGACGCCGGCCCGGCTGGATCCGACGCGATCGAGCGGATCTTCACCGACTACTTCGGTGCGAAGGGCCTCGCGTCCGAGCCGACAGACTTCGACGGCCGGTCCGACTACGGACCGTTCATCGAGGCCGGCATCCCTGCCGGCGGCCTGTTCAGCGGTGCTGAGGGCATCAAGACGCCCGAGGAGGCCGCCGTCTACGGCGGTGCCGCCGGTGAGCCGTACGACGCCTGCTATCACGCAGCCTGCGACGACATCTCCAACCTCAACACGACCGCGTTGCAGGAGCTCGGCGACGCCGCAGCCCACGCGACGGCCGTGCTGACGATGTCGAAGACCGGGCTGTTCCCGGACGGCAGCCTCAAGGGCAAGGCGAGCAAGTCCAAGGTTCCGGCGCGGGAGCCCCAGCTCGTACGCTGA
- a CDS encoding Xaa-Pro peptidase family protein has translation MSRWRKAQALAASQGIDALLITPGADLRYLTGYVALPLERLTCLVLPADGDPTLVVPTLEKPAAVASGVDVQVESWDETDDPYALVATLVGDAATIAVDDHMWASRVFAFREMFPHARQVLGGELVQQLRIRKDADEIDALREAGLAIDRVHSRMGEWLRPGRTEREVGADIARAILDEGHETVDFVIVGSGPNGASPHHEVSDRVIEEGDPVVIDIGGTTHAGYCSDSTRNYLAGGSVPAAYAEAYAVLHAAQQAQREHARPGVTAESVDAIGRTLIADAGFGDLFIHRTGHGIGQETHEEPYIVEGSDLVLEEGMAFSIEPGIYFEGQFGARIEDIAVCTADGLEVLNNTPRELVVL, from the coding sequence GTGAGCAGATGGCGCAAAGCACAGGCACTGGCCGCATCGCAGGGCATCGACGCCCTCCTCATCACGCCGGGGGCGGATCTTCGCTACCTGACCGGCTATGTCGCGCTGCCGCTCGAACGGCTGACGTGCCTGGTGCTGCCGGCTGACGGCGACCCGACGCTCGTCGTCCCGACGCTCGAGAAGCCGGCCGCGGTCGCCTCGGGCGTCGACGTGCAGGTCGAGTCTTGGGACGAGACCGATGACCCGTACGCGCTGGTCGCCACGCTGGTCGGCGACGCCGCCACGATCGCGGTCGACGACCACATGTGGGCCTCACGGGTGTTCGCGTTCAGGGAGATGTTCCCCCATGCGCGCCAGGTGCTCGGCGGCGAGCTCGTCCAGCAGCTGCGCATCCGCAAGGACGCCGACGAGATCGATGCGCTGCGCGAGGCCGGTCTCGCGATCGACCGCGTGCACTCACGGATGGGTGAGTGGCTGCGGCCGGGCCGCACCGAGCGCGAAGTCGGCGCCGACATCGCCCGCGCGATCCTCGACGAGGGCCACGAGACGGTCGACTTCGTCATCGTGGGCTCCGGTCCCAACGGCGCGTCGCCGCACCACGAGGTCTCGGACCGGGTCATCGAGGAGGGCGATCCGGTCGTCATCGACATCGGCGGCACCACCCACGCCGGCTACTGCTCGGACTCGACCCGCAACTACCTCGCCGGCGGCAGCGTCCCGGCCGCTTACGCCGAGGCGTACGCGGTGCTGCACGCGGCTCAGCAGGCCCAGCGCGAGCATGCGCGGCCGGGTGTCACGGCTGAGTCCGTCGACGCCATCGGTCGCACCCTGATCGCCGACGCGGGCTTCGGCGACCTGTTCATCCACCGCACCGGTCACGGCATCGGCCAGGAGACCCACGAGGAGCCCTACATCGTGGAGGGCAGCGACCTCGTGCTCGAAGAAGGCATGGCGTTCTCGATCGAGCCCGGCATCTACTTCGAGGGGCAGTTCGGCGCCCGCATCGAGGACATCGCGGTGTGCACGGCCGACGGTCTCGAGGTGCTCAACAACACGCCACGCGAGCTCGTCGTCCTGTGA
- the lnt gene encoding apolipoprotein N-acyltransferase, producing MTPSWATLTRTGRAGPAGLGSARHLTPDVGARIAWPAAVALGVLSSLNFDPVGLPYAMVVAIGGLTWLAHALRAARKRTVMVTGLLYGLAFMGPLIWWMNAVSHGAYVGLVVAEALFYVPIMLALRASARLRWWPLWGAAVWVLGEWARGRFPFTGFPWGRLAHTSIDTPFEAYARLVAMPGTSAVLFLVAALLVVLVTTSAWRTRGLAVAGVLAIAGVGAVLPTGIAGADGTRQVALVQGNVPGVFLTWPIGEIFKLHAAETDKLADKIDAGEVPRPDMVLWPENSTDTDPYFDEPVKQRIQALSRRIGAPILVGGIFDGPTSSTAYNAGVVWTADGPGERYVKLKPVPFGEYVPWRKQAGFFVNRLARDIPRDMVAGDEPGALHIGDTLIGDSICYDIAYDSVTRGAVDRGAQMIVVQTSNAAFTNTSQPEQQWDISRLRAIETGRWVAVPSTNGITGFVDPDGRGVARAPMHEPATLSAKVTLASGKTPALVIGAPLEYVLVVLGLGAWWFGTRRRTPEGVSEPTEAEA from the coding sequence GTGACACCCAGCTGGGCGACCCTGACGCGCACCGGTCGAGCAGGACCAGCCGGACTCGGGTCGGCACGGCACCTCACGCCTGACGTCGGCGCGCGCATCGCCTGGCCCGCTGCCGTGGCACTCGGCGTGCTCTCGTCGCTCAACTTCGACCCGGTCGGCCTGCCGTACGCGATGGTCGTGGCGATCGGCGGCCTCACGTGGCTGGCCCACGCCCTGCGAGCGGCCCGCAAACGTACGGTCATGGTCACCGGCCTGCTCTATGGGCTCGCGTTCATGGGGCCGCTCATCTGGTGGATGAACGCGGTCAGCCATGGTGCGTACGTCGGGCTGGTCGTCGCCGAAGCCCTGTTCTACGTCCCCATCATGCTGGCGCTGCGCGCCTCCGCCCGTCTGCGGTGGTGGCCGCTCTGGGGCGCTGCGGTGTGGGTCCTCGGGGAGTGGGCTCGCGGGCGTTTCCCGTTCACGGGATTCCCCTGGGGTCGGCTGGCGCACACGTCGATCGACACGCCCTTCGAGGCGTACGCCCGGCTGGTCGCGATGCCGGGGACGAGTGCAGTGCTGTTCCTCGTCGCCGCCCTGCTGGTGGTGCTGGTGACGACGTCCGCGTGGCGCACCAGGGGTCTGGCCGTCGCCGGGGTGCTGGCGATCGCCGGGGTCGGCGCCGTCCTGCCGACGGGCATCGCCGGGGCTGACGGGACCCGACAGGTCGCGCTCGTCCAGGGCAACGTCCCCGGGGTGTTCCTGACCTGGCCGATCGGCGAGATCTTCAAGCTCCATGCCGCGGAGACCGACAAGCTGGCTGACAAGATCGACGCCGGCGAGGTCCCCCGACCCGACATGGTGCTGTGGCCCGAGAACTCGACGGACACCGATCCCTACTTCGACGAGCCGGTCAAGCAGCGCATCCAGGCGCTCTCCAGGCGCATTGGCGCACCGATCCTGGTCGGCGGCATCTTCGACGGCCCGACCAGCTCCACGGCCTACAACGCGGGCGTCGTGTGGACAGCCGACGGCCCGGGGGAGCGCTACGTCAAGCTCAAGCCAGTGCCGTTCGGTGAGTACGTCCCGTGGCGCAAGCAGGCCGGGTTCTTCGTCAACCGCCTCGCCCGCGACATCCCGCGCGACATGGTCGCCGGGGACGAGCCCGGCGCGCTGCACATCGGCGACACGCTCATCGGCGACTCGATCTGCTACGACATCGCATACGACAGCGTGACCCGTGGGGCGGTCGACCGCGGCGCGCAGATGATCGTCGTGCAGACCAGCAACGCCGCGTTCACCAACACCTCGCAGCCCGAGCAGCAGTGGGACATCTCGAGGTTGCGCGCCATCGAGACCGGTCGGTGGGTCGCCGTGCCCTCGACCAACGGCATCACCGGATTCGTCGACCCTGACGGCCGCGGTGTCGCGCGCGCACCCATGCACGAGCCGGCCACGCTGAGTGCCAAGGTCACCCTGGCGTCCGGCAAGACTCCGGCGCTGGTCATCGGGGCGCCCCTGGAGTACGTCCTGGTGGTGCTGGGTCTGGGAGCATGGTGGTTCGGCACTCGACGAAGGACACCTGAAGGCGTGAGCGAACCCACCGAGGCGGAGGCATGA